The sequence AAAACATGTGgtgctcccagaagacaacatgacaagatatacgaatacgtttagagagaggattccaacaacgataaccctttGTGTTTAGTGCCATAACCAAAGAAATAATacatacgagcccgaggttcaagtttactatgttcatgaggctgaagaagaacaaaacatacacaaccgaaaacttgaagagaactataatctggggggtatgataaagacgctcaaagggagtaacattaccaagaatagaagaagggagtctattgataacatgaacagcagtaagaacagcttcaccccaagcaCGCTCAGGACACGAAAAAGAAAGGAGCATTGCACGGACGGATACGAATACGTTTAGAaagaggatcccaacaacgataacccttgtgttcagtgccataaccaagaaaacaacacatacgagcccgaggttcaagtttactatgttcatgaggctgaagaagaacaaaacatacacaaccaaaaactcgaagagaactataatctggggaggtatgataaagacgctcaaagggagtaacattaccaagaacagaagaagggggtctattgataacatgaacagcagtaagaacaacttcaccccaagtacgcttaggacacgaagaagaaaggAGCATTGCACGGACAGAGTCAAGGatgtgacggtgtttgcgttcagctctaccattttgttgagacgtaccaggacaagaaaactcagatagagtaccctgttctgcaagaaaggctaagagtttggaatcacggtattccatagcattatcacgtcgGAAAACCTTAATGgccttggaaaactgagttttaatcatagtggcaaagttaatataaatctgaggtaactcatggcgattggtcatcaaataaacccaagtaaagcgtgaataatcatcaaagaaaacaacaaagtatcgagctcctcccatagaagcggtgggagcgggcccccaaacatcagagtaaatgagatcaaaaggagagcaagcaagagatgaattattgtgaaaagataaagcaggttgtttggcagtttggCAAGAAATGTAATCAAAAGATTTATTTGGAACCTGACCTAAAACACCTtgagacacaagaggacgcagttttcctaaggaggtgtgggcaagacgttgatgccagaagtgaagggtagagggagaagaagcagcacatAGATTTGGTACATGAGGGCGCTCCAGGATCGTCTGATCAGCAGCAAGATCCAACGGCTACTAAAGCATCTGGGTTGAGGAAGATTGAAGGTGGGTAGGGAGGTTCCGACGGCACGACCGGTGGCCTCAGGCGACGATTCCGGCGGCGTTGGAATCCTGACAGAGAGACGAACACAATGATGGCAGATGTGACGAACCCAAACGTCGGAAATAGAACAAAAAACCAGAGCAAAGAAGCACTGTcggaagagaaagataaggagGCTATGAACAAATGTTCAttgaaaaaaaaacttttaagctcttgataccatgttagaaacaagagactgagagagtaatctgaaGAGTGTATTATTCAGTGTGTtgaaaggtacaatatacaaggggtatttataggtgctaaatgaatcagagtaataaaggtatagaatcctacaattaatatatagatatactatataaatatagacgatactaattggtctaaattgatgctaatgattctctaacagttTGCATAATATATTGAAAAGAAATAcactaaaattaaagaaaaacttcTGTTGAGTTATCATTTCATCCTTTATCTTAGCTTCTACTCTTTCAATCAACATCTCCCTAATCCAGTGTTGCACCTATGGTGGTCCAAAAATTGTATCCACGGGCTTATTCTTGTGTGTGGATTCATGATATATAATCATCAGAGCAAAGATGCAGCTATCAACTGCATATTTCCTTTTCAATGTGTGCTATCTGATACCCTTGATGAGGAAGTTGAGCACatgaaccaccccaattccattCTCGTATTGTGTCCACATGAAGAATAGGCGACATGTGAATTGGAAAAATTTTGTTTATCGTTGACGGCAACAAGAAGCACTTCTGAATGTAGAAGATGAATGTCCTCTTGAATTTCAACTGATTTTCCTCCCTATCAACACTCATCTCTATCATAAAGTTTGTCAATTGCGACAAAGTCAAATCTTGGAAGTTTCTAATAACTTCCTTCTACTCCTcactaatatttttatatttaatttttcttggatAGCGTGCCCCTACAAAAGCAGTAAAAATATTTCAATGATACagaaataatttgaaaaaatatcaaaatttgatttacAGAATAGATTACAAAATGAATTTTTATAAGATGCATTCAAGTTAAGTACATCTCATATATTTTCTTGGGTGATGTCGATTATACCGTACCGTGTGTGCAGTCTGCTATTGTACTAATCAAATGAATATGCTAATTCTTTCAAGAACTTATACGACACATTCATGGCAGGGACATGCGTCATAGCACCAAATTCTAATTCTTCAACAATTGCTTTCTTCTCATTGCTCATGTTGTGGAATATATCATGAATGGATCTTGTGGAGCATCTCAAATAATGAATTTTCTGTAAATAAATGAGAATCATATAAATAaactatatttatacaaaaaATGTGAACAATGAGAATCATATAAATAAATGTGAAGCTTACATTATATTTTGGTGCTTCCTTTTTGCGGTGCTCCCCcagtaatttttttaattgtcttttttttttttttgtaaggaataaaaaatagaaaagtataggtagacactgaaaatattaaacaatgtgaacaatggatatattggatgttcaattcactatgTGTGTGGAtcgttattctaatattaagatttaggtgagtaATTTGGAGTGTAGTATGTTTTACTTGAATTGGGTCAATTTTAGAACCCGTTATTCCTATTGTTCAAGAAAGTCATTGGTTACCTAACATAACCCATAAAAAATAAGGTTAATAGGCAACAACAGCACTAAATACACCTCAATTTAGACAAAATACACCAAAAGACAAACTAAATACACCTCTATTTCTTGATTATATCACACAATGTGAGTTCAAAAAGATATGTAACTCAATCAACATGCATAAAATGACACTAGAAGCACTACAACAAAATTTTATGGCTAGTTACAATAAATCCATgaacaaaattcttgaaaaatggACAAAAACACATGTAAATCACTCAAATATGTACAAAATAATACTAAAAGTATAAGAACAATATTCTGTTGTCTAGTTATAGCAAAAAGAAGACAACAAGACCAAAGGTACCTAAATTCAGACAAAATACACCAAAAGTTATTACTAGTTGCTAAATACGAATTCAATTCAAAATATGTAAACGCTCAAACATGTACAAATATATATTCAAATCTCTCAAACAAATGTAAATATAAGTTAAACTATACGAGAAACACTGTAAGATTTTTACACCGACCTAACACAGTTATCACCAAATGAACAGTATAATGAGAAGAATAATATGTACTTTAATGTAAGAACACAAAATGAATCTACGAATTAAACAGAAATATAACTATTTAGTGTTTCGCGATCAAAATGAGAAagacaaaagtgaaaaaaatggtTTCAGTGAGTGAGCAGTACCTTGAATAATCTTTCGCTTTCTGTTTCTGTGTTTCCTGGTGAAAATTCGAACGTAACTTTGagatttttttgagtttttatgaCGAATTTGAGAGATTTTGAGTATCGTTTAAATTTTGATCGAGGGAGaagaaacatttttcattttaagttCGTGCTATATATTGATGAACAGGAGTGCGTATTTCCACACACTCTAATCTAAAGTTGatttttgttggatttggatcaaTTTAGTTAGACTTAATTGACAAAAAAACTTGTATGTACAACGGAATTATAAAACTAAAAATGAGatcaaaatataaattaagataaaaaaattcattatttaaaattgtccatttattttattttagcatttaacattattttaatttattgtcaaaaataatacttttttaaatttatttatgaaaaattCCTTTTTCTTTACGTAGCAAGTAGGGCTCATCCTTAAACGCTCCTTGCTAAGTAGGGAGTGCTGCACACCTTGTTAGTTGGTTAAATCTGAACTcttcatttattatattttatttgaatagtCTGAATTTAAAAGGGCAACCTGTTAATCAGATTAAccacctttttttttaatttgaattttttttgtaagtTTTACATATTGGGCTGAAGTCCAAAAAAAAAGCATATGAATATTAATTATAACATGTCtgtacaaaaaataaatttttgggctttagaattaaaataaataatttttattatataaatttaatttaaaaaatatatatactcacTTAAAAGTAtaatttgtttttcttatttacattttaaatagaaataatatttttataatatactaaaattaaattttataatttattgtctaataataaaaaaaattcataccaAGATGACTATAAAATCTTTGTTAAAGTATTtacttttttcataaaaaaaattgaacaatAAGTTGTGTAATGATGTTTTTTAGCTTTACGAGGTAAGAGGATTAACTTACAATGATTTCAAGAAGGCAATGACGGTCATCAGACCAAGCTTAAAGAAAAGCAAGTGGAAAGAGCTGGAGTGCTGGAATGAAGAGTTTGGCTCTAATTGAACTTGCTTTTAACTCATCCTCTGGTGCATCATCATGTATGAATGTGCATATAAACCTCTGTTTACTTTAACCGAATCAAATATGACAAGGATATCAATTATCATGGTTGGTAGCTAAAATCATGATCAAATTAGGATGCTGCTAATTTATAAATGGCAACCCTAAAATGGAATAGATACCATTATTATTTCAAGCTTCATTTGTACATTTATACAATTTGTACATCTTTCTAAGgacaataaatttaatttttaggaCTCCAAGGTTGCCCATTCGAGCATATGAACTTTGAAACGATTATAGTTGATTTTATTGTAAACGAAGCCAAATTATATTAAGCGTGTTTTCTTTTGACAATAAACAATTTTAATACTCGTTGATTTTTTATCTTTAGCATGTgccttttttttcattctttttttgagAAGTAAGTGTCCATTTAACAAAATTGatcataaatatttatttatgttacaAGATAAAGGAAGAAATTTACATGCAATATGTCTTtacataaaattaatatttaaaaacgattaaataatttaataaatctaACTAAATAATAATCTAATAATTTTCAACCCTCAATGAACATGAGCCTTCAcctgaattaaaattaaaatttaagaatGATTAGATTCCATTCAAGAAAATAATAATGAGATACTTCAAAATAATAACGCTTTGCCAGCCTAAGTTGTAAAGCTGTAATTCAATTTTGCTTTGTCGACCGTTGGCGGCGAGTGGCGAGCCACCACCTATAAAATAATAAGGCTTCTTACATTCAAAGAATCGAAGGAATCCTTCCTTAttgcttcaaaattcaaataataacaATGGGAATTCCGTCTGAACTGCGAGACATGTGGGTGTCCCGCAGAGAATCCTTCCTTATTGCTTCTCCCGCCGAAGAAAGGAAGATTGTTAGGACTAAGAAATGCACCCATGGTAtgatttctcttttcttttctttattatgtTGTTAGTAAACTGGATGCTTGAAAATCATGTAAAGTAGTTACTTTAGTTTTTGAAGATCTTGAGGGGGGCAAAAAATTGCTATTGCGTACTCAGATCAAATTTATGGCATCTTTGTTGATTATGTGATAAATTGTATTTGTGTTGAATCCAGATGTGTCTCTACCACTATGCCAACACCCTTGTTGGTTGTCACTGGTGATTTTgaaatttgttaatttaattattttattttattatgggGTAAGAACTTTTGTCCCTTCATTTCTTCTCTGGAAAAAATGCTTTCTGGTTATTGTATAGTCTACTTAGttctttgttaaaaaatttcCAAACATAGCAGAGTAGGGGATGGCTATCTTTGATGCACAATGCATTAATAGTTAAAATGCAGGCTGGGTTTTGCTTGGTGAAATTGTTATGCACTAGTTGCAAACTTTcttttgattgaaaaaaaattagtaaaataacTGTTAAACTTGATCGGAGGTACTTCAGGTAATTGATGTTTGCTTTGCCATACAACAAAAGAAATCTACGCAGCATCCGTTGTCTTTGGGGCTTTTATCAACATAGTAACATTTTTATGATATCTTTCTAAATGTTGGTAGGggcaatcggaatttgataacAATTTTCTGATATGCAGAGGGTGTAATTGCTGGATTCAAAGCAGCTTCCGTTGCATGTGTTGCCAGTGCCGTGCCTACAGTATGTAATTTCATTTTGTTCAGGACTTGCTGATAAAGTTACTATCCTACATCTTTCtttttaataataaagaaaacttTTCAGTTAAAACAATACTTTTTCTTTTGATAAAAGCCTTGTATTTCTCTAGTTTGTAGgcatttatgtttgattgctttcATGAATTTGTGGAAAAGAAACATGTTCTAATGTCTATATAGTGCTCTCTCCACCATTTAATACCCCACTAGTTGGCATTTGTTAATGTGTTCCATGACACCATGACTTAAAGGTCTTTATTGGTTTTCCTACCCTTACTGAGTGCATTGGCCTCGGCATGAATTGTGGTATCAGCCACTCAATGATAGGGGTTTATTCCACTAATTTACGAATGATAGGTTAGCCTACTAAAGTTTCTTTTGATTTAATGTTGCATTTTTCAAATTGCAGCTGGCTGCAGTTCGCATGGTTCCATGGGCAAAGGCAAACCTCAATTATGTTGCGCAGGCACTTATCATATCTGCTGGTAGGTTCTCAACTCTCAAGTTACATTTAAAGTTAAAGCTTATGTAGGAACTTCTGTCGTGGAATATTAAGGGAGacattttattatgttttgtacTAACGGAaaagcttttcattcttcctgcATGGTTATGTGTAACTGATTATTTTATCGTTAACTTATATATTTTGATATTCTTTTGTCGAAATTTAACCTTAAAATTAATTGGCTGAAAGTAGTCTGTCAAGGGGTTGAATGTTGATGGTCAAATTTTGGTCACCTAGGTGCCTATGCTATGTTGTCTTGTTAATTTCTTCAATAGTCTCCAAATCCAATTGATTTGGATGTTCCTTTCGAAGATGATTGTTAGCTTTTCCCTTTCGGAATTCAATGGTCTGCTAAATTCTTAGCATTGTAGTTGGAAGGATCCTCTATTTTCAATTGGGAGGTTggacttttcttttgtcttggCTTTCTAGCATTCCTTATCTGTTCTACCTCTTTTTTTGTATTTCGGTCGTTGTTGCCCAAGATATTGAAAGAAATATGCAGAACGTTGGACTACTGAGTACTGACTATCCTTATAAGTAACATGACATGCTCAAAACTGCAGATTTGTAATTGCTTCCTCCGCTGatctgttttgttttgtttggatTTGTGATTCATCTATTTCTATATTTCTGGATTATATTGTCCTAAGGTCTTCCATTAGTTTCTCCATAGTTCTTGTTAACTCCAGACGTTTTTGCTTTTGTAAACATGACAAGGTTCTGTATCAATGCGTTAGGATCCTAGATATTGATATTGATGCTAAGAATGTCATATCTCATTTTTTGCCAATCCCCTAATAATGTTAACTCcatgtgtgtgtgagagagagagagagaaagaggaatttTAAAAAATGGAGAGTTTTAGAGGGGTTAACTTCACAGGCTGATTCTCTTTGCCTTGGTTCTGTTTTTCATCAATACACGACATTGTTATTCTCTTTTACTACTCCATGGCCAGGGTTATTATACAATGCTCATTGTTTAGAAAGAAACTTTAGCCAGTCAATGTGTTATCTATAACATAAAAACATTCCGTGAACCATACtcacttttaaaattcagataacactgctcttttcaaaattaaaagtaGAAGGTAGAGAGCAGATCTTCTACATATTTGACTAACCCACCAAAAATACCCATGAAAGATCAATTCGCTGACAAGAGTAACCATAGAAGATCATAACAACCCAGATGTCCACAATTGTTGAGTTCCGTTTGTCAAATGTGACCAAGCGTTAGAAGAGTTTGTTAACATGTTAAAACATATCCACGCCCATTCCAATGTGGCAAGAGGATTTTCTTAGgtggaatattttatttttttcatggaAATTgtatttatttacttaattaaaAGGAAATTCCTTACTccttcaaatttcaattaaacaAAGAATAGGAAGTGTCACCTCCCCTATTGAGCACGAATCTCAACCATGCACTAATAGAGGAgcttttgttcttcttctttagCTTAACCTTACGCTTGTCTAACTGTCAAACTCATAACTAACGTTCCATACCTTTCAAAAGGGGAAGCAGATGAACCATCTTTTAGGGTTGGCAACTGTCGAAGATTCCAACAACACAGCATACTCACCACAGTGACATCTTCCATCCAGAATTTTCTCCTTGTTCATCTTTGAAGTTGAAGCTCCTGAAAAGCTGCAACTTTTGCTTGTGGTTATTTTTCTCCTTGACATTGCTAAAATTCTTCCAACTATATTAGCGTGAGTAGCTGGGAATGATGGATGGCTGTGTCGGGAACGGTTTCACTTTGTGAACATTGGGCTCCAACAAAGAGCGAAGAATTAGGGTTCATATTGTTCCCAATTAGTACTAAATACACGTCAGCTAGCAATACATGCCAATGTGAAAGAAAACTGCCCACGTAAAGTACTTTGGTTAGTTTTGTAACGGGATTAAACTTATGTGGGTATGTCATGGGTTATGATCTTCTATGGTTATCCTTGTCAGCGAATCAATCTTTCATGCGTACTTTTGATGGTTTagtcacttttttttatttagtttgatTCTGTGATTGAATAAATTTGAAGTTTGACATTTGTCTCTGGTGTGGTTGGCGAACAGCCTCCATTGCGGCATACTTCATCACCGCTGACAAAACTATCTTGGAATGTGCGAGACGAAATGCTCAGCTTGAAGATTCGTTAAGAAACACCAGACAATGACAATGCTACTTGCGATAAAGGATGAGCAGGCCTACTGCGAAGTTTCGAATCTACTGCTGTGCTTCTAATGTGTTGGAAGTTATATTTCTCAAATAAAGTTTAATGTATTGTGCAATAGACTGAATAGAGTAGTATAGCGGAATTGCATCTCCCTTTGTTTGGCTTCAGAAACATACAATTTTTAAGAACGTAGAGTTGGTGACTCATTTTGGTGGTAGCTTTGGTTGCCATTTCTACTCGGAAAAATGTTGTATTGTGTCTTACATGAAGAAAAATTCTTATTTCCTGTGTGGTATGAATCAATTTCTTATTGATATATGAAATAATGCCTCTTTCATTATTCCTACAACCATTATGGTGTATAATTTACCAGGAAACTATCGTATCGCCTTGGTATCTAAAGAAACTTTGTTAGCGATGCATGTTTGTATCTCTATATATTTCCTAATTTTAGTGTAGTGAGTGCATGTGAGTtaaagaattaattaa is a genomic window of Arachis ipaensis cultivar K30076 chromosome B06, Araip1.1, whole genome shotgun sequence containing:
- the LOC107605204 gene encoding early nodulin-93 isoform X2, whose amino-acid sequence is MGIPSELRDMWVSRRESFLIASPAEERKIVRTKKCTHEGVIAGFKAASVACVASAVPTLAAVRMVPWAKANLNYVAQALIISAASIAAYFITADKTILECARRNAQLEDSLRNTRQ
- the LOC107605204 gene encoding early nodulin-93 isoform X1 gives rise to the protein MGIPSELRDMWVSRRESFLIASPAEERKIVRTKKCTHEGVIAGFKAASVACVASAVPTLAAVRMVPWAKANLNYVAQALIISAGEADEPSFRVGNCRRFQQHSILTTVTSSIQNFLLVHL